The sequence TATTCAAAATCAGTAAACTCCaaacaaaacaacacaaaaaGTCAATATGGCTATTGAAGCTCCCAAGGGAGTGTCAGATGCTAATGGCAGTAACTGCGCACCTATggatagaaaagaaagaagagagaaaagacaaataaaaagaaagaaaagggggggggggagaaaagggaGGGGAGGAACAAGAAACTACACATACTACAAGGAGGAGGAGAGTAAGGAGGGAAGGGTGAGGaaaagagaaaggggggggggaataggtatACACGTACCTATAATAGGGGAAGTAGCAGGGATCCGAGCGCTCCGGAGAGTCCAATGAACTGTAAAAAAAGGGACTGAGCACATGTCAGTCAGTATGTGAGGGGGTGGTGAAGGGCCTGGCGGGAAAGCCGGGGGAGTGACAGAGCGGTACCCAGGGGTAGTGTTCAAATTTTAATCTCATTGGCATAAAACCAAACTCTACCACTTATTCCAACATGTTTTTGGCTTATCACTATAAATGTATGATTGAAAGGGTAGAGCCACACAtagcatatctgctgcagatttaaacactgggacctccactgatcactAAAACAAAGTGAGCACTGCGCATGATCAAATGTAATTCATACAGATCCCATTGGCACAGCTTTTTTGGTTGGTCTATGAGCCAATCATAGGCTATATGTTAACACTAGGAGCTGTAGTTTTAGCTGGAGGGTCAATGGATAAAGGCTACTGAATGAGAGAGCGGGGTTACAATTTACTTACATGTTATCCACGCGGATTCCATACCGTGAACTCGCCCTAATAGTTGATTTGGCATTACATTTTAAAGTTGTAGTACTCATTGTGGCCACCAGATGAGGCACTAACACCTATGTATTATTTTTGCAATAATTGTAAATTCCTGATAGGTTTTATTGTCtatttgtagtataaaataaaatgtgttcAGATAATGGCAACAAAAGTCCAGTGCTTTTCTCTACAGCGGACATTATTCCCCTGTTATTTGCAGCCACATAGCCCAGTTCTTGATACTATGATCATCTCTTCTATAAAAGCTGCTCTAGCTGCCCTATGCATAGGATTACTATATGGCATTTCTGGGGTTTCTTCAGACTGCATGAACCACCATGGTGAACActgcaaaaataaagaaataataataattacttgtATAGCttcaacagattctgcagcgctttttcCCCTATTATTGGTGTTATTTTGTTAACTTGGCCCAAACAAACAGAAGACAGGACAAAAAAGGCATACTATACCAATACAAGcaatggggggaatttatgaTGTCCAgcgtacatttatttttttaaataatgtttctATTGCGCCATACTAGTAAAGCAAAAAATGAAAAAGCCAAATAAATTTGGTATGCCTGTAATTGTACTGAGCCAGAGCCCGGATTAAAAGGGATATTCCTgagaaatataaatatttttacatTCCTGTATAAagttaaattacttttatttaagaaAATGTATTATTGTTTGACACGTTTTCATTGACTACCAGCAGTTAGGGGTCAcacggctctctgctgccaccagtgggtGTGTCAGGAGCTGCAGGGCTTCATATGCCCTGGTCCCTGTACCATTAGATGCGGCTGGTCACCAAATCCCGATTCCATCACAGTGTACAGTCCTACCACCGTAACTACTGTGCACCCTGAATCCTACAAAGAGAAATCCATGGTCCACTCAGGTCACGTGCTCCAATACGCTCATCGCCTAGCAACGGCTTGTAGGTGATTCTTTTGTTTCTGTCAACACATATCCAATCGCGATTCCGTTTACAACGGAGGTTTCAGTATTCTGTTTCGTGATTGGGCAGGCGAGCTGACCGGAAACACGTGATAGTTTTGGGCGGAAGTGCTTCTAAGGAGCGTGTGTAAGTATGACAAGCCTGGCAGTGCGTTGCGAAACATGTCCCGGTGTTCTATTATAGAGACGGATGAGTGTATCACTGTAGTGGGGAATGTGTGGATGTAACGTCAGACAAGCTCGGGTGATGAGGACTGGTGACAGGTCACGGCAGTGCCAGCAGGTGGTCCCTACATGGAAGGCATGCTGTGACTTGTTGTCCCCACCTGCTGGACTTGTCCTAATGGCCTCTGGTATAGTACACTCTGTATCCTGCTTTGTCATCCTGTGGCTCTCCATCAGTtgtaaactactactcccagcatgccctgacagcttaaGTTGGTCAACTGCTGCTTTAGAGATTAATAACTTTAGTAACTGACCATTAAAGGAGTAGAATCAGGCAGATTTACCATAGACcggcatttaaagggaaactttcagcATGCCCAACCTGCTCTCCAGCCACCATTCTGGCTCCAGGCTGCCGCCTCCTCACAGTCAGGTCATCTTCAGCTATGGTGAAATCCTACCTAGCTGCAGGTGAGCCGGCTGTCAGTCATTTGGTGAGGAGGCGGCCCTGTTTATGGACACTATCACCCTGCCACACGTTAAAGGTGGTAATTATTTTAGTGGTTGAACAGCTAATACATGTGTCACATTTCTGACTGTATGCCACAGACGGACAACTTCATCAGCTATGAGCGGGAATAGATTTTGGCTAcaattaagggtgtgttcacatgttcaggttctgcagcagatttgatgctatgttcagtcaTTTAGACTTGCTATGTTCAGTCATTTAGATTAAATCTCCTGCTGATCCACATcatcaaatccactgcgatacggtatgtgtgaagctaccctaagagcgATTTCTGGAATAAATTAGAAGAGATTTTCTGGGCGGTGAGACGCCACACCCCTTCTCCTAAGCCCTGCCTACTTTTACACAAGTGCTTAGAGCTTTGTAGTTTTTGTACACAAGTTTTCTGGCATACATTGTATGCCAGAAACATAcacctttacacacacacacttgtcttctcttctcccagaaacagcaccacatctgtcccCAGGTTCCCTGTAGTGATGCAGCTATTGACATGCACCTATAGGAGTTCGCTAGTCCCTCAAAACATAAAAGCAAGAACATGCTCTGTAAGTTTtcaaataatttaaataaataagtCCTAATCACTGTACAGATCTTCCATTGCCACCAATTCCATGCCTTCAGGTTCCCCCAACAGTCTTTACTTTCTGGTCCTTCTGGACACGGACATGTGTCTGCTGCAGGTCACTGCATTGGCCACAGGGATCACACATCTATGTCCAGAGGGACCAGGAGGTAGAGCTAAGCAGAGGACCAAGGGAGGCATTGGATAGGCGGGAGATAAGTGAGTACGGTaagtcttttttttccctctgcatTCTGAGCTGTTCTGAGTCTCTTTAAGTGGAGCTAAGCTCTACTCAATCTATGGACAGATATGGtgcattatttttttataataatccCGGCTTTAATGTACATATACTGTGACTTATGCAATCTTCTACATTAAAGAAACAACAGTCATGTGATTAGGCTGAAGCTTTGTATATATGTCAGGCTTTAGTTTGTCTAATTGATTTGAACAATcctaatgttgttgtttttttttacttctagacTAATGGGAAAACCTGGGGAGATCATGCTGGTGGTTTTGTGAGGTTTCTATGTGTGTGACCAAGATGGAGTCACAGCTGCTGCTGGCTCCTATTACTGCACTGGAGTTTGTGGGTGATCATCTTCTAGCTGGTAAGTTCTAGTGGATAATGGGGATAGCCCTTCCATCcagttctttaaaaaaatgtgtttataggaaagctgggttagAAAAAAATATGACTGCCATTGCAGCTCCCACAAATGTTGTCACCCTGCTGTTTCCTGAATGGAAAGGCTACCTAGTTATTCAGGAGCACCTCCCACTCCTATATTGCTGTATATCTAGACAGGGTTGTCTTTCATAGGCTCAGATAAGCTGGGTGGCAGCCTATGTGAACTGTAAAAATAGAGATACAGTTCAAAACTACATTCATCACAGACCCGTAGCTACGGACTTCCACCAAATGGCTATAatgtttgttttgcttttttaaatTACTAACAGCTGAAtacgtgtgtttttttttctaggcgAAGGCCCTAACCTGAATGTTTATTGCCTAAGAAGCAGCAGTTTGAGCCCTCTGAGGATAAAGGAGAACGTCCTCGCAGGTTACACCATCCATGGGATAAAGACTTTTGGTTTAGAAGACTCAGACTCTTCTGTCTTGGGGGTTTTTGGAAGTAAGGGTCTTATTGTTCTGATTTTCAGCAGCAGAGATCAGGAAGTAAGACTGTCCAAAGTCTGTGAGCTTCAAGAGCTGCACGATTGGATATGGGACATCCAAAGGCTTGGAGATGGCCTGCTATCTACCACTTACCTTGGCATCGCTTTGGGGCACAATTCCGTCGCATATTATGACTACAGGCAGGGTAAAGTCTTAAAGGAAATTCACTGCTCCGAAAAATGTATCTTGTACTCTGCTCATTTTGTGGGAACAACCTGGGAAGAGCTTACGCTGATATCTGGGACCGTGTTCAACCAGCTTGTCATTTGGGGAATGTCTGACCAAACTAATGAAGAAGGAAGAGTAGAGCCTCGAAGAAGAATAAGCGGGCACAATGGTGTCATTTTCAGCATACATTATGAAATGCAGAAAGGTGTTCTGGCTTCAGCCTCAGATGATCGCAGCCTCAGGGTGTGGAATGTAGGCAGTCTTACTGACCGTAATCCTGACGTCCAGTGTCTTCTTGTGTTATATGGCCATCAAGCACGAGTGTGGTCAGTCAGGCTTCTTCTAGACAACATCATCAGTATCGGTGAAGACTCCGCTTGTATTGTGTGGAGCTACTGTGGTCATATCATACATAACTTTAAAGGCCACAAAGGTCGAGGGATCAGAGCTGTTGCTGTCCAAGGCGAGCTCGGTTTGGTTGCCACTGGTGGAGCAGACTCTGGAATCAGACTTTGGCAGATTAGAGAAAAATCTTCCCTATCTAGCAACCTTTTGAATTTACATTTTGATGCCTCCAACAACATTGGCGTCCTAAAGGCAATAACGTTAGCAGATACCAGTTGTCTTGTTATAATGACTGACTTGGGTTTTATATACACTTATGATTTCATTAGCAAGCAATGGACCTTTGTCCTGGAGGATGGTAACTATAAATCTTACGGTCTCCTAGAGGCGATCAGATTGGCTGATTTCCCCCTTTGTGCCATTGGTAATATAACAGGCAGTGTAAAGATTTTCTCACTTTCGTCTGCTCACACTTGCAAGGAGGTAAAGCACCATGAAGGTAAAGTACACAGCCTTACCTGGGTTTCCTCATCATCATATTTGTCTTCAGACACCTGTAGCCTGTTTTCCTCTGGTCCTAATGGAGTAATAGTTTGGACTGATGTCACATGTGTGTCTGGAAATATTACATCTGTCATAGAGAAGTGTAGGTTCCTGCTACCTAATTGCAAGCAAAGATGGCACACCGCCATAGCATTTGTGCCTGAAGAAAGTTTGATTGTGTGTGGTGACCGCAGAGGTTCATTGGTGTTATTTCCTATCAGGATTTCTGGAGCAAACAGCAAAGAAAACAATAATGACGAGTCTGTACAAAGGGCCATAAACAGCCCTCAAAGTTTTGATGGTTTGAGCCCACAAGGGCAGGAAGAGGCGGTTGATGTGCTCTTTGGCCTTCATGGCAAATTAGGTGTAACATCTGTTGTGTACCATAATGGCTTTGTGTACAGCAGCGGTCGAGATGGGTTTTATCGCCAGCTAAAGGTGGAAGGACGCCAGTTGGTCATGCTTCGCAAAGTCAAGTCTTGCAAGGGGATGGAGTGGATCGAACGTGTGTCCTTTACACCCGATGGGGACTTACACATCCTTGGTTTCCACTCTACTGACTTTGTGGTGTGGAGTACAAAAACTAATGAAAAGCTGCTTTGCATCCCTTGTGGTGGTGGACACAGGTCTTGGAGCTATAAGAAGGAAGGTTCAGAAGAAATGTTTGCCTATATCAAATCTGGTGATGTATTCACTTACCATAGCCAGCCAGCTGAAAGAATCCAGAATGTATTAAAGGAACCCTTGCATGGCAGAGAACTGACTAGCGTTAAGTATGCTGGAACAATGAAGAATTCCAGTAAAGAACTTCTTGACATCCTTATTACAGGCAGTGAAGACACCACCGTCAATATTTGGGCCTTCAGTGGAAATTCCAGACACTTGTATTGTCTTTCAACCATAAGTGACCATCTCTCTAGTGTGAAAACATTGGCTTTAGCCAGGACTATACATCAGGATGGTATCCTCTCTACTGTATTGTTCACTGCTGGAGGTAGAGCTCAGATTGAGGTTTACCAATTGGTGATTCAAGCAGATGAGGTTAAGGACAATGTTACATGCCAAGTCATTCACTTAGCCTCCCACAGACTGGATGAACACTGGGATAGAATGAAGAATAAACACAGAATGCTTAAGATGGATCCAGAAACCAGGTAACTGTCTAGTAAAGGTTGTATTATCCAAATTATGGTCTGTTATTTGCTGAGAGTATCTATCTGTTATACTAACTTTACATTATATGACTCACCTTCTCATTGTGTCATCTAGGTAGACTATTGATAAATGTGCTACAGAATGTATTACATTgacagcctaaaggccctattaaacggatCAGCCGTATtcagctgataatcgtcctgtgtaatagaaaaaaacgatcagccgtcttgaacgatgtcggctgatcgttgtagtcttttgtctttcaacataatgaaagacaaacgactcatacagcaacaatctgctgccgtcgcttcgtggaataggagtggtggcagcagaccgctgctatatgctatgggctgcctggactatCTAGTGATCACTCGGGCGGCCTCTCGTACCTCCccgcgacacccccccccccggctctcacccgctcactgccgctgggtgtaatagtggcggcagcgagcaggggatCGATAGCGCTCATTTACTCCTCTCactcgccccgtgtaataggggcttaagtgcaTGAATTCAATTaaaggaccccctcccccattcacCAGCCTCTAATTTCCACTTaggtgtatatgttgcagtgaaatgatagaatcagggatttgatcaaatcccgggaaattatGAAATGACCGGGCTGTTCCATCgtttccctagggaattgatcaaattattgacccctttcagggaaatgatggaatgaagtCATCATTTTCCCCTGCGACAGATTTTGCTTACCCTATCGCCTCTCTGCTAcccccagcctgtctgctctgctccctttccgctcatttcccctgctacacgCCTCCTGCTCCCACGGCCTATCCGCTCCCTGTTCATCCCctccgccatatgcctgccgggaggtgtgccgctctgctccccgtccgccccaccctgtgacatggctcctgttcccccggcctgtccgctctgctccccgtccgcccctatgcctgccgggaggtgtgccgctctgctccccgtctgcctccggtcccgtccaccccgccgccatatgcctgccgggaggtgtgccactctgctctcCTGTCCGCCCAACCACCATATGTCTgccaggaggtgtgccgctctgctccaccGTCCGCCTCTGCCGCCATACATAGAGCCGGGTGACTGCTCGATCGTTCATTCCATCACTTCCCTAAAAGggatcagtgatttgatcaaatccctagggaattctatcatttcactgcaacatatatgtcTACATggatcattttaaaggggtaaaagGGGTATTCTCGTCTCATAAGTGATAGTATATTATCCCATCATTCTCTACattagtgggggtcccagaggttgAATCCCTactgatcataaagtgatggctaATCCTAGTGATATGCCATTTGTTTATATGCCTCATTCTCATTAATAATAACatcgttttttgttttatttatttattttattttatggaattctattgtcttgttttttttagaTACCTGTCAATCACTACAGTAGATGAGATTCCAGAGAGCATGAAACCTGTGTCCTCCTGCGTATATCTTGCTGCTGCTTGCAGTGATGGATCTGTAAGGTGAGTATGCATCTGAACCATAATaattgatcaatgagatcatAAAAATTATTGAATACACAAAGTGCAcccagtcactttaaaaaaacttttcacatgactGTAATGTCTGGCCCATTCTAAGGATCAGTCTGGTTCTGAATACCCAGACCCCACCGGTTGAACCTTTGGTCATTTCTACAGcattgcaaatgtttttttttttttacattagagtAAGTTACAGTGCTCATTTAAAGGGTGTATTCCATCCGACTAaccatttaaagtgatattgtcacccccttactctatgtgcgatTCTCTGCATCATCCACAATTTTAGATGCTGTACATtcaatatattcctgtataacaCACACTTGTCTGTATCTTTATTTCCTCAGTGGCCTCACCTAGACGGAGATTCATACCActtgtgccccctctccccagcAGGGAGATGGcctaactgccatgaagccccgcctaggtgacactgcccaccaatgaaatgaagcgagagtaaGGGGGATGACAGTATGAATTTAAAAAGTGCCTGATCACCAGTAGCAGGAGATTACCAAGAAGGCAAATTTGTTAATCTTTGTGAAATAGAAAAAGgtctgtagcaaccaatcacagctcagctttctttttacCGATTACTATGGGCAAATTATACCTGTTTTATGTTTTGACACAGAGGCCTGATGCCAGAAAATCGGATGTTGTGTATATAACCCTTCAGATTGGAGGCAAGGGGGTATCTACCATTTGTGGCAGTAAACCTGTGTTCTATTAGACTGTTCATATTGTGTCTTGGTTAACctaatgttttttatgtttttgcagATTCTTTGTCATGAATGAAAGTTCTCAACAGATGATATTGGTAGCTGAGTCTTTTTACCACCAACGATGTGTACTGAAAGTAGAGACATTTGTCCATACTTCTGGCAGCAATACAAGGTAATAGtttagaaaaatattttatgTCACAGTCAGAATATTTCACTATCATAATTAGAAAAAGATAGCAGTTTTCCATTAGAGACGGCACcactcctgttctcagtttgtgtgtagtattacatagCAATTCTATTGATGTGAATAGGgtgaagttgtaataccacacacacaacctgaggacagttgTGGTGCTGTTTTCATAAGGGAGCAAAAGGTATTTTAATTACATACCATTTATcccttttatagaaaaaaaatctccagtaattTTCCAGAGTTTTCTTCCTTTGTCAAGTTACTACATAGAATGGAACTCTGTGGAGCTATCACTGCAGACCTAGGCAAATTTGACATTCCCCTGTGGGACATGTCATGACAGCCATATTGATTATCACTCCTAGAAATGCATATGATTAAAAAATCCTCAGTTCCATTATGTTGACCCCACCTAAAAGGATTCCCTTCTGTGACTCCACTGATGCATGTGAGATCAAGAGGATGCCACAAGGATTCATGTATAGGTATCATTAATATAGCTGACAATGGATGAATATATTTCCCCTCTATCTTAGAGTTATGCTGTGCAGCGCAGCTACCGATGGTTGCATTGCATTTTGGGATGTATCTGGAACAATATCCTGTGCTGAAATGAAGCTGGAAAATTGGAATACagattgtgctgtgcagggtgagTATCTGTTTTCTGTAATTCAAAGTATTTCATTTGTGGTCATCACTAAACACTGGACTCCTGCAGGCTGTAAAGCT is a genomic window of Dendropsophus ebraccatus isolate aDenEbr1 chromosome 4, aDenEbr1.pat, whole genome shotgun sequence containing:
- the WDR6 gene encoding tRNA (34-2'-O)-methyltransferase regulator WDR6, encoding MCVTKMESQLLLAPITALEFVGDHLLAGEGPNLNVYCLRSSSLSPLRIKENVLAGYTIHGIKTFGLEDSDSSVLGVFGSKGLIVLIFSSRDQEVRLSKVCELQELHDWIWDIQRLGDGLLSTTYLGIALGHNSVAYYDYRQGKVLKEIHCSEKCILYSAHFVGTTWEELTLISGTVFNQLVIWGMSDQTNEEGRVEPRRRISGHNGVIFSIHYEMQKGVLASASDDRSLRVWNVGSLTDRNPDVQCLLVLYGHQARVWSVRLLLDNIISIGEDSACIVWSYCGHIIHNFKGHKGRGIRAVAVQGELGLVATGGADSGIRLWQIREKSSLSSNLLNLHFDASNNIGVLKAITLADTSCLVIMTDLGFIYTYDFISKQWTFVLEDGNYKSYGLLEAIRLADFPLCAIGNITGSVKIFSLSSAHTCKEVKHHEGKVHSLTWVSSSSYLSSDTCSLFSSGPNGVIVWTDVTCVSGNITSVIEKCRFLLPNCKQRWHTAIAFVPEESLIVCGDRRGSLVLFPIRISGANSKENNNDESVQRAINSPQSFDGLSPQGQEEAVDVLFGLHGKLGVTSVVYHNGFVYSSGRDGFYRQLKVEGRQLVMLRKVKSCKGMEWIERVSFTPDGDLHILGFHSTDFVVWSTKTNEKLLCIPCGGGHRSWSYKKEGSEEMFAYIKSGDVFTYHSQPAERIQNVLKEPLHGRELTSVKYAGTMKNSSKELLDILITGSEDTTVNIWAFSGNSRHLYCLSTISDHLSSVKTLALARTIHQDGILSTVLFTAGGRAQIEVYQLVIQADEVKDNVTCQVIHLASHRLDEHWDRMKNKHRMLKMDPETRYLSITTVDEIPESMKPVSSCVYLAAACSDGSVRFFVMNESSQQMILVAESFYHQRCVLKVETFVHTSGSNTRVMLCSAATDGCIAFWDVSGTISCAEMKLENWNTDCAVQDLGPVCFTVSTHQCGINSLCVRMTKDGQYLVASGGDDNSISVRWLILDGSSQDDQRGNFQIVRSASANSAHAAHVTGLRILQDDLLVSASVDQRLTLWNLGDNRLQHVVTRFCHVADVSELDCWTCDKGHLCVLCGQGLEIVKCEH